The Anas acuta chromosome 22, bAnaAcu1.1, whole genome shotgun sequence genomic sequence CAGTGGAaagggggatggatggatggacgggGGCTGGATGGATTGGAGGGCAGGTGGATGGATGCCTGGAGGATGGATGGAGGAGAATGGCTGGATGGACAGACAGATGGGAGGATGGATAGATGGATGGACACGGGGTCAGGCGGATGGGAGGGCGGGCGGCTGGATGCACAGAGGAAGGATGGAGGAGAAGGGACAGAAGGCTGGGAGGACGGAGGACAACCGCTGACCCCGTTGCTCCCCCAGGAGGCCCGGGAGGCGTCGGGGAGCCTGCGGCGGGAGCTGGGGGACAGCGAGAGCCGGCGGGCGGCCCTGGAGCAGCggctggagcagctcagcaccgaggctgggggctgccggcGGGCGCAGGACGAGGCCGTGCGCGAAGCCGCCCGCCTGCGCGCCGACATCGAGCTCCTGCGCAGGTACCCCCTGCCTGTCCGTCTGTCCATCCATGGCCTCTGTCCCTGCACACCCTCCACCTGCCTGTCCCCACGGCGTGTCCGTCTGTCCGGCAGCGAGCGGGGCCGCGTGGAGCAGGCGCTGGCGGCGGAGCAGGCGCGGGCGGGGGTCCTGCAGCGCAGCGAGGCCGAGCTGCAGCGCCGCGGccgggggctggaggaggagcgGGACGAGGCCGCCCGTGCTGCCGAGGCTGCGcgccagcagctggagcacaggtggggacccccccggtgcTAAAACACCCCCCCATGGGGCTGCAGAATAGTGCCTCACCCCTCctgtgggtgctgcccccccctccATGGGTGATACCCCCGTGGGTCCTCCCCATCCAACGGGTGCTGCCCCTCCCCAGTTGGTGCTCCCCCCCAGTGGGTGCCCCCCCCAATTTGTGCCCCCCCGTGGGTGcccgcagccagcagcagctggagcagctggaggggcAGCGGGCggtggtgcagcaggagctgctgcaggcacgggAGGCGCTGAGCCGGGCGCAGCTGGAGGCCGAGGTGGCGCGGGGCGAGCGGGCGGCGCTGGACGAGGCGCTGGCACAGGTGGGTGGCAGAGCCCCCGTGTCCTCCCCTGGGACATCTGTGTCCCCAGACCCTGTGTGCATCGCCCCCGGAGACATCCGCATCCCCAAACGGCACGTGTGTCCCTGGGGGCAGCCGTGACCCCGAGCTCCCCTGCGTCCTCCCTTGGGACATCCAGGTCCCCAAACCCCATCCAGGTCCCCAAACCCCACGCACGTCCTCCCTGGGGGCCATCTGCACCCTCGATCCCCCTGCATGCCCTGTGGGGTTAGCcacagccccacatccccctGCATCCTTGGGATATCTGTGTCCCCATCCCCCCTACATGCTCCTGGGGCCACTTACATCCCCAGAACCTCATGTGCAccctccctggggacacccaCACCCTCAGCCCCTCTGCATCCCTCCTGGAACCACGCACgtacccccagcccctctgtgcaTCCCCAAACCTCACGTGCATCCTCCCTGGCGCTATGCGCATCCCCAGATCCCTGCGTGTCCCCCCTGGGGACGTCCAGGTCCCCAAACCCTTCTGTGAATCCACAAACCCCATGGGTGCTGTCCCTTGGGCCACATCCCCAGCCCCCTGACGTGCTCCCTGGGGGcacccccatccccaaaccctGCTGTGCATCCTCCCTGGGGCCACCCCTGTTCTCGGTCCCAGGCGCAGGGCAGCAGCGCGGAGCTGGAGGCAGCGCTGCAGGAGGCGCGGGCAGAGGCAGCCCAGCTGCGGGAAGCCCTGGCACGGGGCAGCGAGCTGTCGGCCAGCCTGGCCCGGGATAAACGAGAGCTGAGCCGGACCCTGGCGGGGCTGGAGGAAGAGCGGGAGGCGGCCGGGGAGGCGACGCGGGCGCTGGAGGGGCTGCGGGCACggctggggcagctggagcGAGGCCGGAGGGACGTGGAGGCCGAGAGGCTGGGCCTGGAGCGGGCGCGCAGGGCGGCGGAGAGGGGCTGCGAGGGGCTGCGGGCAGAGCTGCGGGCACTgcgagggcagcagcagcagctgcggGAGCGCCTGGGgcaggtgtggggctgggaggggttggggaggtgctgggggcgattgggggaggtggggagggagctgggggtaatttggagggtgctgggggaactgggagggtGCAGGGTGCAAttgggagggatggggagagtGCGTGGGGCAatttggggaggtggggaggatgCAGAAAGCAactgggagggtgctgggggaactgggagatGTGGGAGGAAACTGGGAGGGTGCAAAGGGCAATTGGGAGTGATGGAGAGGATGCAGGGGGGTTACTGGGATGGGTGGGGAGGGTGCTCAGGGAAATTgggagggtgctgggagggTGCATGGGGTAATTGGGAGGATGCAGGGGGCAactgggagggatggggaaggtgCGTGGGGCAATTGTGAGAGTGCTGGGAGAactgggggggtgcagggggtaACTGGGAGGGAGGGGCTGGATGCTGGAGGCAACTGGGAGGATGCTCAGCTCAGCCAGGAGGGTGCGTGGGGCAACGGGGCGAGCGCAGCGGGTAACTCGGAGGACGGGGAAAGGCTCCTGGGGAGCAAAGGGGACCAGGAGGGCGCGCGGTGGCCACGGGCGGAGGCGAGGGGTGCCCGTGGTGCTGCGGTCGCAGGCGCTGGAGGAGCAGAGCGCGGCGGGGGAGGCGCTGGCACAGGCCCGGGGCGAGCAGGAGCGGCTGAGCACGGCGCTGGAGCGCGCCACGCAGGAGCGCGAGGGGCTGGCCAAGGAGGCGGCCAGCGTGGCCGTGCAGCTCGCCGCCGCCCAGCGCGACGCCCGCGCCCGCAGCCAGGAGGCGGACGGCCTCAGGTGGGTGCCCCCTGCCCCGACCCGCTGCCCGCTGACCACCGCCCGGCCGAATTTCGGCAGCGTGTGTCGTCCCCGGGTGGCAGGGCGGAGAAGGCGGCGCTGGAGACCGGCCTCTTCGAGGCGCAGGAGGAGCTCGGGCAGCTCCGCGCACGCggccagcagctggaggccgAGGGACGGGCACTGCGCGTGGCcaaggaggggctgcagggtgagTGGGGCGCTTGTCATCCCATCCAGCCTTGGTCACGGCGCTTCCCGGCTTGGTTTTGGGGCGGCAGCCTTGGTTGCGTCCTGTACCATCTCGGTTTTGGGGTGGCATCCTTGGGCACATCACTTAGCTCAATTTTGGGGACCAACATCCTTGGTCACGTCACTTACCTGCTCAATTTTGGGGCAGGATCCTCAATCACATAACTTTTCTGCCCAGTTTTGGGGTGGCACCCTCAGTCGCATCACTTAGATCAGTTCTGGGGGGTTTGGAGCCCTCGTTCCCACCACCCACCCGCCCAATTTTGGCCCCGGCAGAGGAGCTGGGCGCCGTGCGGCAGCGGCTGGCGGCGGCGGAGCAGGAGGCGGTGACCCTGCGCGGGACACAGGTGGCACGTGAGGATGAACTCGAGCGGCTTCGGGGAGAGAAGGTGGGCACCGGTGGGCACCGGGGAGATGCTGATTTGGGGTAGAGCAATACTGAATTTGGAGAGCAGTGCAGATTTTGGAGGGCAATACAGAATTTGGAGCAATATTTCCGAGGCGATGCCGTTTTGGggtaaggaggggggggggttgccAAATTTCAGGCTGATGCCGATTTTGGCTTGGTGCTGATTTTGGGGGACCGGTGCCACTTTTGGGGCGCAGCGGGAGCTGGATGCGGAGCGGGGCCGCTTGGTgcgggagcaggaggagctggcgGCCGAGCTGGCGGCGGCGCGGACGCAGCGCGACGAGGGGCTGCTGCGTGCCGAGAGCGAGAAGCAGCAGGTGGGTGTCGGGGCCTCCCCCCAAACcgtgtccccagtgtcccccatgtccccggtgtcccccagccccgtcTGAGCGTGTCCCCGTGCAGGCGCTGgcgctgcaggaggaggagaaggcggCGCTGGCGGGGACGCTGgcggggctgcagcagagcctggccgAGGCCACGGCCGAGCTGGAGCGGCAGCGGCACGAGGCCACCGGGCACcacgagcagcagcaggtgggtgaggggggggctgggacccccccgggcATGGCACAGGCTCCCCCACTGCAAACCCCGTGCTCCGGTGTCCCCCTTGTTGCAATGCCTTGTTGCATCTCGAGCCCCCCAGTTTccagctgccccctccccattGCAAGCTCCCCGGTGCCCAGCTGGGTcaggggggctcagggggggcTCAGATATTTGTGccccctcctgcagagcctggctgcGGAGCTGCACACCCTGCGGGCACAGGCGGAGGCCGCGGCGGAGGCTCACGAGCGGGAGGCCAAAGCTCTCCGCGAGCAGGTGGTGGCGGTGGCCAAGCAGCGCGACAGCGCCCTGCGGGAGGTGAGACCCCCTCTGCCCCTATCCCTTCCATcctgcccccccaaaaaaatcctcCTCCACCCCTTGAACCCCCGGCTGCAGGCGGAGGAGGTGCGGgcgcagctgcagctggtggcgGAGGCGCGGGCGGCGGGGCAGCAGGCGCTGCTGGAGGCGCAGCGGGCGGCACAGGAGAGCCGCGAGGGCCGCGAGGCGCAGCGCAGGCAGGCGCAGGAGGCGCGCAGGGCGCTGGGCGACGAGGCCAGGGAGAAGGAGGCCCTGAGGCGCTCCAACGAGGAGCTGCGGGCGGCCCTGCGGCGCACCGAGGGCGAGCGCATCAGGTGTGAGGGGTGCTCGGGGTcatgggggtgctgggggtcccctgGAGTGGGATGCTCGGGTTGGGGGAGGCGCAGGAGGGGAGGTGTCCTGCAGGGCGATGCTTGGGGTCAGGGGATGCTCAGTTTGGGAAGTGCAAGGCATCGGAAGGGGATGCTCGGGACTGGGGGGGTgctcggggtgggggggttgAGCTGAGCAGGATGCCTGGGACAAGGGGGTGGCCGGGCTGGGAGATGGTGGAGGTGGTGCAGTGCCGTGGAGGGCGATGCTCAGGCTGGGGAGGGTTCTTGGGACAGGAAAATTCCCCATTTGGGAGGTGCTTGGGGTGGTGAGGGGCCTTGGAGTGATGCTTGGGGTCGGGATGATGCTCGGGGTCAGGGCGGTGCTCAGAATGGGGGACACCGCTCGGGGCAGGGGAACGCCCAGTTTGGGAGATGCTTGGGGTGGTGAGATGCTTTGTGGGGTGACACTTGGGGTCGGAGCGATGACGAGGATGGGAGGACTCCCCCGGGGCAGGATGCCTGGGACAGGGGCTGCTCAAACGGGGAAATGTGCGGGGTGCAGCAACGCCTCGGCGGGTCAGCACAAACATTTGTGGCCGAGGCGATGCCTTggcggggggacggggaggaCGGGCACCAGCCCCCTCCTCcgccagcccctctcccccttttttgGCAGCCTGAAGCGGGCCAGCGAGGAGAAGGAGCAGCGGCTGGCGCTGCTGGCGGGCgggcaggcggcggcggccagGGAGACGGAGAGGCTGCGGGGGGCCCTGCGGCAGCTGGAGCACGACCGCCTCGAGGCGCGCCgcgagctgcaggagctgcgccggcaggtgaggagggggcggcggggggacCCCCGCCCCAGCTGGGATAATGCTGGGTGTCTGggtgtctgtctgtgtgtccATCTATGTGTCTGGAGacgcctcccccagccctgcgtTGTTTTCTTGGGCAGGTGAAGGCGCTGGACAGTGAGAACAGCAagaagagcagggagctggaggagctgcaggcgCGCGTGGCCCTGGAGGAGCAGCGGGAGGAGGAGAGCCGCCGGGAAGCCTTCGGCCTCAGGAGGAAGGTGGTGGAGAGCGAGGCTGGCATGGAGGCCACCAGGAAGGAGGTGGGgtccccaagtgtccccatCGCCCCCACGcccaccccgtgtccccgtggGTGCCCCAGCTGCTCCGTCGCTTGGTGCCGTGCGTGCCCCCGTCACCCCCCTCTCAGTCCCTGATGTCCCCATTGCCCTGCTGCTCTGTCCCTGGGGTCCCCCCCCTCCTTGCTCCATCCCCTGCATCCCAATCACCCCACATCATCTGCCACCTGCATCCCTGGGCGTCTCCCTGTTGCTCCATCCCCTACAACCCAGGGCACCCCCATTGCTCCATCCCTTGCATCTCCATCACCCTTTTGCTCTGTCCCCTGCACCCTGCGCATTCCCCGTTCCCTCCCCacgcccccagcaccccgttTCTCCCCGCCCCGCACCCCAGCCCTACCCCTcgcctccttcccccagctccagcacctgcagcagaggCTGTCGGAGGCGGAGGGCGAGTTCCAGCAGCGGGAGAAGGATCTGTCCcgcagcctggaggaggctcgCGGCCACGAGAAGAAGCTGCTGGCCGATGCCCGCAACCTGCAGCTGAAGATGGAGGCGGCGCGGAGCGAAGCGGCCGAGCTGAGCCTGCGCCTGAGCGCGGCCGAGGGCCGGGcgcaggggctggaggctgaGCTGGCCCGTGGCGAGGAGCAGCGCAGGGCTGCCGAGACGCGCCTGGGCAGCCTCCAGTCCGCCCTGCGCCGCACCATGGGCATCGGCCGGGCCcgtgctgcttccctgggcaagGGTGAGAGCACCCCggggctgccctgtgccctAAACCTTGATTTAAGGCCCCATCTGGTggcgtgtccccccccccgtgccatCCCGTCCCTCTCCTTCCAGGCGGTGCCACggaggggacggggaccccTGGCTCGTCCCCAGACCCCGATGCGGCCACCGAGCCCGAGGTGGTGCGGGCAGCGCTGCGGGATTTCCTGCGTGAGCTGCAGGACGCCCAGCGGGAGCGGGTATggccttcctcctgcccctgccctgcgtGTCCCCAAAAAGCTCCTTTCTCGCCCTATTTTCTCACCCCAGGAGGAGCTGCGGGTGCAGGTCTGCAGCCTGGGGCAGCGGCTGGCAGAGGCGGAGGCGGAGCGGGACGGTGCCGGAGCCCGGgcgctgcagctgcagaagctggTGGCTGAGAGTGAGGAAGGTGAtgggggtggttttggggtggattCCCCCAGATTACTCGGTTTTGGGTGCTGCAAGCAGGTTTCATCTCCCTGCGACGTGTGGCTGCTTGGGATTTGGGCACGCGGCGGGGCATCGTGGCCAGTGGGTGCTTTGGGGGGAAATGGGGCGGGGGTGGTGATGCTGCACTCAAATGCTGCATGCTTTGTGGGTTTTCCCATACACATCCCAAAATACTAGCAgaactactaaaaaaaataacaaaataaaggaTAGAGTCCCCGTAAAGCCCAGTAAAATTGGACCCCCCCCTGTGCACCCCAGTAGAACTGGTGAAACCCCCACCCATCCTGCACAAACCCCGGTAAACCTGTCCGACCCCACTCGTGCGCGCCCCACAAGCCCCAACAGATCCCCGTGCGCGCCCCACAAGCCCCAGCTGAGGTTTGCAACCCTCGGTGTGGCTGCGGCAGGGCGGCGGGGCGCCGACGGCAAGCTGGGCAGCGCgcaggctgctctgctgctgcaggaggagacgCTGCGGCGGGGCGAGCGCGAGCGCCGGGCGCTGCTCGAGAAGGTGTCGGCGCTGGAGCGCAGCTTGCACGCCGCCGAGGGCGAGCGCCGCTCCGCCCAGGTGGGCACCTGGGTCAAaacccccacctctcccacccccacccccagctgCACGCAGCCTGGCATGCAAGATGCACACAGCCTCCAGGCACGCTGCTTGCCAGCTTGCGCACCAGCTTCCATGCAAGGCGCTGGCACACAAACTGAGCGTGAGCTGCCCGCAAGCTGCTTGGAAGCTCGCACGCGAGCTTGTACGCAAGCTGCACGCAAACTGCTTGCAAGTTTGCATGCAAATTGCATGTTAAGATGGATATAAGCTGCTTGCAAACAAACTGCACGCACACTGCTTTCAATCTCGCACACGGACTGCACACACGCTGCTTGCAAGCGTGCACACAAAGTGCACTCAAGACTCTTGCAAGCGTGCACACAAATGGCATGAATGCTGCTTGCACTTCAGGCTTGCATGCTCGCAGGATTGCGTACCAAATGCTTGCAGGCTTGCACACACGCTGCTCCATCCCTTCCAGGAGAAGATGAGCATGGTGAAGGCCAGTGAGGCCAAGCTGGAGGAGGACAAGCGGCGGCTCAAggaggggctggaggctgcgGAGAGCCGCGGAGCCCGGCTGGAGCAGCAGCGGCAGGCGCTGGAGGACGAGCTGCAGCGGGCACGGCAGGCTCTGGGCGAGCAGCAGGCGGAGGCGCGGGTGCTGCAGGACcgtgctgagctgctccagaGGCAGGTACGGCCAGCTTGCAATCCCCGTGCCCATTAATTGCTTCCTGTGTCGGTTTTTATCGGTTTCCCACCCCGCTGGGTGCAGCTCGGGGAGAGCGAGCAGCGCGCCAGCACCTTGCAGCTCTCGGTGGAGCGTCTGAGCACGGTGCTGGTGGCCGAGGCCGAGAGCAGCTCCAAGGACCGTGCCCAGGGCTCGCCAGTGACCGACGGCAGCTCGGCCCCGCAgcgcctgcagcagctccaaagCGCCCTGACCGCCGGCGAGCTCGACCGGCGGATGCTGCAGGTGGGCacgggcaccccggggtgcgTGGGGACCCCCTGGGCTCCGTGTCACCGTGTGTGTCCCCGCGGCAGGAGATGCTGGATGCAGCCCGGCGGGCGCTTTCGGAGGCACGGGAGGAGAAGAGCGCGCTGCGGGAGCAGCTGCGGGTGCTGCGGGGAGAGCGGGCGGCGCTGGAGCTGCgcaaggaggagctggaggcgcAGGTCCGGCggctgcaggaggtgggagcCCCCAGACCACTGGCCTTACCCCCGGGGTGCGCTCTGTGCCCTTCTGCCCACCCCATACAGCAATATGGGAGCTGCGGGGTGTCCGATCCTGCCCCCCTGTTGCAGATGCTgttgcagcaggaggagaaggaggcggcggcgctgcgggggctgcgggcggagaagcgggggctgcaggagcgcgtgggcagcctgcagagctcccTGAGCCAGCTGGAGGCCGAGCGGCGCGAGGCTGAGCGCTCCTCCCTGCGCCTCGAGAAGGACAACAGCGCCCTGAAGAAGACCCTGGAGAAGGTGAGCGCCCACCATCCCTCttggcacccttgggtgctctCAGGGTTGCCCCCACGCCCTTACACCTCTGGGGACACAAACACGGCCCCTCAATGGCTGGGTACCCAGGCTTGGTTTGCCCAGAAGCAGATTGGGCATGGCTATAAAAAATGTCCTAATGGAGCAAAATCATTTCCCGAGCGCAAAATGCGCTTCGTGCAACGGGGGCACGGCCGCGCAGGGGGGGTGTGCGCCTGCACGCGTGCGTTTTGTGCACCGGAGCGAGGCGTGTGACAAAACAACGGGTTGTGCCCCCTCCTTGTGCACGCAGCTGGCGCGGGAGAAGCTGAAGACGCAGGAGGACTCGCTGCGGCTGGCGGTGCAGAAGGGCCGCCTGCACCGCTCGCTGGGCACGGCCGAGCAGGAGCTGGCGGAGGCGCAGAAGCACATCCAGGTGCTGCGGGTGGGTGCCCCCGGGCAGGGGACGTGGCCTCGTGCAAAGCCTTCGGCTGCGCTTtgggtgcaggcaggggcaccccggggtgctgcttGCCTGCTTGGTGCGCCCTCGTTTCACAGGGGGATGGTGCTGGGCTGCTTTTGGGGCTTGCTGCAGCTTGGGGAGATGCTGGTGCTCACAGTGGGGTGCTGCCGGGCTCTTTCGGGCTCCTCCCCACCTTAGGGCCACCCAGTGCCTGGTTTTGGGGTGACCCCCCTGCGACTCACCCAGGCGCGGGTGtcggtgctggagcagagccccGGGgcggtgcagcagcagcagcagcagcgggcgCTGGATGCCCGTGACCGTGGCCACCACCCCCTGGAGCAGCAGGTGAGGGGGGTGCCggggccgtgtcccccccccctgcagcccacccaGGCACCCCCAAACTCACCCCCCCGTGCAGGTCgcgctgcagcaggagcaggcggCGCAGGAGCCCCGCCGCCACCCCAGCAGCATTTAGGGCCGTCGGGGTGAGCAGAGACCGGCACAACTCAGCTCACGGGTGAGGGCCCCGCTGGGCTCACCAAACacctgtggatttttttttctcgaCGTTCCCAAATCCCACTcttctacaaaaagaaaaaaaagcatcgTGTTACCACTGAGACAACACTAGCATATTTTTGATACAGGTAGGGTTTTCCCCCTGTTTTTTCTACCGCAGTTTTTTTATAACCAGGGATTGGAATTAGGACTTTTTGTAGTCCTGGGTGCCACCTGCACAcaacaggagcagcaggagcgcCGCGGTACCCGAGCTGACCCCGTGGTGGGATGCTCAACGGCTCCTAACTTTTCCTAACACctctttttttaacaaaaactaGTTTGTGCCAGGTTTTTTGCACAAGTCATGCAGGACGaggattgttattttttttctaccactatttttggagactttttttttttattggtgcTACTGGGGTCTGAATTTGGAGCTTGAGCCAGCAGCAGGCGTGAGCGTGGCCCCAACCCTTGTCCATCCCCTCTAACCCTCTATTAAATGTGCAGAAACCCAAACGGGGGGCCTGTGGTGAATTATTGCGGAATGGCAGCCTTTTGGTGGAGGTTCAGGACGTGTaacaaattattattgttatttatacCTCCTTGGGGGTGAGCTGCAGCGCTTTGCACAAGGGCTAAAGGGGAGAGTCTCAGCACCCCATTTTGGGGCTCTGCTCCTTGTTTGGAGCACTGGGAATTGTATCGGGGATAAAACCTGCGGCTCCTGCCCATGTGGGCACTTATGAAGCGGTGGAAGTGAAATGGGGGCTGGCTCAGAGGAAGCCCCACGCCCTGTATGGGGGCTGGATGAGCCCTAAATGCTGTGTAAGAGCCCCACACCCCATGTGAGGGCTCCGTGAGCCCTACACGCTGTGTAAGGCTGACACAACACTGTAAGAGCTACAGGTTGTAGGGGCACTGCACACTGAGAGCTGCACCCCGCTGTTTTTCTATAGGAGAACTGGAGCAAGCCCCTATACAGCACCCTTAAAGTTCAAGCTGCTCCCTATAAGTGAACCAGAAACTAACCCCAAACAGCCTAAAATACCCCAAAACCTCACAGCCCAGCTAACACCAGCGCTGCCTCCCCTGTGCAGGGCTTGGGGACCAGCTTCgggatgggggtgggggggaggaagaggattAGGAAGCTCATGGAGGGAGCAGGTGCTggcgtccctgtccccatcccatccccgaTGATCCCAAAAGATCAgggacaccaaaaaaaaaaagagacggGAGCCGCAGTGACCCTTACGCTTTTTCTCTTGGATACTCTACGCAGAAAATGGGGCGGCGGGGGCTGGCGCCGCCCCCCCCGTACAATATAAtaacaaaagtaataaaaataatcaccCCCCCTTTATTCTTAtgtgcaccaaaaaaaaaaaaaaaaaaggactttttttctttttgttatgcTCTTTCATGCACGGTTTCTTTCTTTAGCACCACGGTGAGGAGCTGGAGCCCGgcgggcaggggaaggggctcgGAGGGTCCCGGCGAGGTGGGGGGGGCGGCTTCAGCACCCGCCGCAGCTGCGGGCGCAGGACGCGACCACGGTCTGGCAGAGCCCGCTGGTGGCCATCACCCCGCACTTGGAGAACTTGTCACGGCACAGGTCGGCTGCGGGGAGGCGAAAATCAGTGAGCACTTAGtggtggggggggacacacaccgtgatgctgcctccccccgcccccaaaCTGGTCTGTACTGGTGGCGGAGCGATGCACGGAGCTACCCGAAATGTCAGCATCCTCCTCGCCATCCAGGCGCAGCCACCCAGGGGTGGGGGGCATCCGAAAAGTGTGTGGGGGACAcgtcccctcctgtcccttaCCCCGCAGCAGCTCTTCGTGGGCACACACGGTGCGGACGCAGATCTCCTTGTTGATCACGTAGACCCGGCGGAGGCTGCGGGGGGCCAAAAGCAGAGGGTTTAGCACCAAAAAAAGCAGCGGGACACCCCCGGGGGAGGCTGGGGTGGGGGCGACAGCCCCCTGCACTCGCCTGTAGAAGCAGATCTCGTTCAGGCACTGCTTGCAGGGCTTGTGGACAGAGTAGAGCCTGGTGCAGGGGTACTGCTCCTCCCGGCAGTCTGCAAGGAGAGCCGGCATCATTTTGGGGTGTTTCACCCCGGTTTGAAGCCAGATTCAGATCCAGGGAAAAtccctgagctgctggcatGGGCTCAGCAGCGTGTTCTTCCCCATCCCTACTCAAAAGGAGGACAAAACCCCCCTGGGGATAAGGGATGCTCAGCGTGTCCCCGGCACTCTGCCAGCCCAGCTGCTTGGCAGAATTCTTATATGGGGAAAATGACTCAATTtgccccatttttttttatattttcaatgggaccagcagcagcatcacGCCCTGAGCAAGGAGAGGAGTGAGACGAGCACTCACCCAGGGGTCCTGGCTCCGTGGGCTCAGTCTcgggggcagcagctggggaaggagagcagaATTTGGGGGGGAACAAGGttaaagagggaaggagagca encodes the following:
- the CROCC gene encoding rootletin isoform X1 gives rise to the protein MSSLLSLQEENRILQQELSRLEDLLAQSRAERDELAIKYNAISERLEQSLRLEAGERDAAESRSLAQHNIELRRLLDEEQAAYKRKLQAYQEGQQRQAQLVQKLQAKVLQYKKKCGEVEQQLLEKATELEQERLTGLMSPQSQLDISGSQLEEESSNELENALIRLEEEQQRSSSLVQVNSMLREQLEQANVANAALSEDIRKLTADWTRARDELEQREAEWRREEESFNAYFSNEHGRLLTLWRQAVAFRRHFGQLRAATERDLAELSQEVSRAGRAAHAACVQLGAHLRLAEGRAGTVREQQAQQLAQLEEQLAARARDAELEKTALGDRLAELTAALERLREEGGEKERAVAALTLQLQRMGTVHVARQPCGVSQEASRAQEPSAEEVQALRAEVELLHQTLQDVTQAVLADDPGSPTEPPRLPCRSLSPAAAAATLGAVHGALRRRHFQLQEAREASGSLRRELGDSESRRAALEQRLEQLSTEAGGCRRAQDEAVREAARLRADIELLRSERGRVEQALAAEQARAGVLQRSEAELQRRGRGLEEERDEAARAAEAARQQLEHSQQQLEQLEGQRAVVQQELLQAREALSRAQLEAEVARGERAALDEALAQAQGSSAELEAALQEARAEAAQLREALARGSELSASLARDKRELSRTLAGLEEEREAAGEATRALEGLRARLGQLERGRRDVEAERLGLERARRAAERGCEGLRAELRALRGQQQQLRERLGQALEEQSAAGEALAQARGEQERLSTALERATQEREGLAKEAASVAVQLAAAQRDARARSQEADGLRAEKAALETGLFEAQEELGQLRARGQQLEAEGRALRVAKEGLQEELGAVRQRLAAAEQEAVTLRGTQVAREDELERLRGEKRELDAERGRLVREQEELAAELAAARTQRDEGLLRAESEKQQALALQEEEKAALAGTLAGLQQSLAEATAELERQRHEATGHHEQQQSLAAELHTLRAQAEAAAEAHEREAKALREQVVAVAKQRDSALREAEEVRAQLQLVAEARAAGQQALLEAQRAAQESREGREAQRRQAQEARRALGDEAREKEALRRSNEELRAALRRTEGERISLKRASEEKEQRLALLAGGQAAAARETERLRGALRQLEHDRLEARRELQELRRQVKALDSENSKKSRELEELQARVALEEQREEESRREAFGLRRKVVESEAGMEATRKELQHLQQRLSEAEGEFQQREKDLSRSLEEARGHEKKLLADARNLQLKMEAARSEAAELSLRLSAAEGRAQGLEAELARGEEQRRAAETRLGSLQSALRRTMGIGRARAASLGKGGATEGTGTPGSSPDPDAATEPEVVRAALRDFLRELQDAQREREELRVQVCSLGQRLAEAEAERDGAGARALQLQKLVAESEEGRRGADGKLGSAQAALLLQEETLRRGERERRALLEKVSALERSLHAAEGERRSAQEKMSMVKASEAKLEEDKRRLKEGLEAAESRGARLEQQRQALEDELQRARQALGEQQAEARVLQDRAELLQRQLGESEQRASTLQLSVERLSTVLVAEAESSSKDRAQGSPVTDGSSAPQRLQQLQSALTAGELDRRMLQEMLDAARRALSEAREEKSALREQLRVLRGERAALELRKEELEAQVRRLQEMLLQQEEKEAAALRGLRAEKRGLQERVGSLQSSLSQLEAERREAERSSLRLEKDNSALKKTLEKLAREKLKTQEDSLRLAVQKGRLHRSLGTAEQELAEAQKHIQVLRARVSVLEQSPGAVQQQQQQRALDARDRGHHPLEQQVALQQEQAAQEPRRHPSSI